A portion of the Candidatus Pristimantibacillus lignocellulolyticus genome contains these proteins:
- a CDS encoding S-layer homology domain-containing protein, with protein MKKKSLLTAVLSLVFLLALTPVLHAFTDVSGHKAESHILSLKERGVINGVSSGTFNPDSELTYAQAVSLLDRAFELDLSRFRFVKQPLASDMYSNVADDQWYSEAFVDGYYNGVVFAADVDPNATISRQEFASILIDQVDNKGNYPLIMIYIDYVDAKEVKPDYSNAIQKLLILNFAELTEDHKFNPTQSITRGDAAIWLDKALIFADTIKGNEEVQPSILPTNVKLTTEALTDNVNKVTISADVPHPGYGIKVSHINFVDNIAYVDIDIVEPNPDMMYPQVITNVSTVVYVDKQYKVEFVEKQY; from the coding sequence ATGAAGAAGAAAAGTTTACTTACAGCAGTGTTATCATTAGTGTTTCTCTTAGCATTAACTCCAGTTCTACATGCATTTACAGATGTGTCAGGTCACAAAGCAGAAAGCCATATTTTAAGTTTGAAGGAGCGAGGCGTTATTAACGGTGTTAGTTCAGGAACTTTCAATCCAGATAGTGAATTAACATACGCTCAAGCTGTTTCTTTACTTGATAGAGCATTTGAACTGGACTTAAGCCGTTTTCGTTTTGTGAAACAACCTCTAGCTAGTGATATGTACAGCAATGTTGCTGATGATCAATGGTACTCAGAAGCATTTGTAGATGGTTATTACAATGGGGTGGTATTTGCTGCAGATGTAGATCCAAATGCAACAATCAGTCGTCAGGAGTTTGCATCGATCTTAATTGATCAAGTAGATAACAAAGGTAATTACCCGCTTATAATGATCTATATCGACTATGTTGATGCTAAGGAAGTAAAGCCAGACTATAGCAATGCTATTCAAAAGCTGCTTATTCTAAACTTCGCTGAGCTTACTGAAGATCACAAGTTTAATCCTACTCAATCTATTACTCGTGGTGACGCTGCGATTTGGTTAGATAAAGCTCTTATCTTTGCAGATACGATAAAAGGTAATGAAGAAGTTCAGCCTTCAATCCTACCTACCAATGTAAAGTTGACTACAGAAGCATTAACTGACAATGTAAATAAAGTAACGATTTCAGCTGATGTACCTCATCCTGGATACGGAATTAAAGTCTCTCATATTAATTTTGTTGATAATATCGCATATGTAGATATTGATATTGTTGAGCCTAATCCGGATATGATGTATCCTCAAGTGATTACTAACGTATCAACAGTTGTTTATGTAGACAAACAATATAAAGTTGAATTTGTAGAAAAACAATATTAA
- a CDS encoding MBL fold metallo-hydrolase, with protein sequence MIITMIGTGNAFAKQHYNNNALIQQNSFNLLVDCGITLPHALYEQGYSFDQLDGVLISHIHSDHVGGLESYAFQMMFRYKKKATLFIAESLVEPLWETSLKGGLVQGNFTSIEDYFNVIPLIPNTTYELAPDLHIKLIQTEHIPNKDSYSILFNDTFFYSADMTFNPQLLQQLVNDGVQTIYHDCQLESPGVVHTSLEELLSLPDQLQQKIKLMHYGDTIGDYIGKTGLMEIVQQGIPSTM encoded by the coding sequence GTGATCATTACTATGATTGGCACTGGTAATGCTTTTGCCAAGCAGCATTATAATAATAATGCGTTAATACAACAAAATTCGTTCAATCTGCTAGTTGACTGTGGGATTACACTCCCACATGCACTGTATGAGCAAGGCTACAGCTTCGATCAATTAGACGGTGTTTTAATTAGTCATATCCATTCAGACCATGTTGGTGGCTTGGAATCATACGCTTTTCAGATGATGTTCAGATACAAGAAAAAGGCTACACTATTTATTGCTGAGTCACTAGTGGAACCTTTATGGGAAACTTCACTCAAAGGTGGGCTTGTACAGGGTAATTTCACAAGTATCGAGGATTACTTTAATGTCATCCCACTAATACCGAATACGACTTATGAGTTAGCTCCTGATTTGCACATTAAGTTAATTCAAACAGAACATATACCGAACAAAGATAGTTACTCTATCTTATTCAATGATACATTTTTCTACTCAGCAGATATGACTTTCAATCCACAATTGCTGCAGCAATTAGTAAACGATGGTGTACAAACGATCTATCATGATTGTCAGTTAGAAAGCCCGGGTGTGGTCCATACATCATTAGAAGAATTATTATCTTTACCCGACCAATTACAACAAAAAATTAAATTAATGCATTATGGTGACACAATCGGGGACTATATAGGTAAGACGGGCTTAATGGAAATTGTTCAGCAAGGTATACCGTCTACTATGTAG
- a CDS encoding S-layer homology domain-containing protein, whose amino-acid sequence MKFKWYKQLSAVLIIALLVSVMPVYAAEPTETKTATVIHFVNADDSTKLSAANGFFTNPYIVISEGKQLLEIEMTLSYDLNVIINGNSGTTVETKANTVVKRYEILNLNEPFTAVTEYKISSGDQLSSHNTTVIVGNDINSTKALLISAIVEAEALTDRSVAFDATIASAKTANTYLTKLADMQAALTALQAAINEHNNPTAPEPEPALEKVVLSFYKKETNGTYTPNYAAISDPYTDPYVYEKDGKTFLRVTQVNNDSINFQTKLNGVTGTTVEKLYNNTSNPTVVTHYVIDFEIPSKDKSIFWNVSYTAGSYNGSHDGYAVINQDSTDADRANLTEDITKAEAVDEKDIALQTAITLAKADNNLLTRKSVLDAHISRLTELTTNNDAILNSLVNTTSVDYINAADLTKSFNRNFASFFADAILYKVDDKNYLRIKVTNKFDLKLTIEGKQGQVAEYIGESGNITHVVYDYELSSIVVPVISKVTYVSGAHVGLHEQYIVINQDADTASRDALKVALVEAKAVANKGAALVTAINNAEAVDNLLTRKAELVAQTTALNAAIAANSTTTPPTGVEIHEGSGLETGYYTVSVSALQDTSDALSYMNGYLNSTARLLVTKDALTVYVVLRDPAMIQSLSVEGRSAAQVNNYTADNVARYSFNVSSLKAPVSGSVHVIAKLPSGEELYNTTHGIRLSFGTPVKVTNWVDEGYKNKVETDGSEKPDETDTDTGSNDGGLNGNNGGTTNPAPKFTDIDNSWAKGAIERAIILKLVTGYSDGTFKPNQEVNRAEFTAILVRAMKLDAAKGEVQFADADNIQGWAKEYIQQAVEAGIITGYKDNTFRPAGNITRAEAAVMIVKALGLELVSEDELSFTDASSIPAYARAYVATAVKHGLVVGYSNNTFGPNKVANRADAVTLALRALDYNVSHK is encoded by the coding sequence ATGAAATTCAAGTGGTACAAACAGCTATCTGCGGTACTGATTATTGCATTACTTGTTTCAGTAATGCCTGTGTATGCTGCAGAACCGACTGAAACAAAGACAGCAACGGTTATTCATTTTGTAAATGCGGATGATAGTACAAAATTATCAGCAGCTAATGGATTCTTTACTAATCCTTATATTGTTATAAGTGAAGGCAAACAATTATTAGAAATAGAAATGACTTTGTCTTATGATCTAAATGTAATCATCAATGGCAATTCAGGAACTACAGTAGAAACAAAAGCTAATACGGTAGTAAAAAGATATGAAATTTTAAATCTTAATGAGCCATTTACGGCAGTAACAGAGTACAAAATTTCATCTGGAGATCAGTTATCTTCTCATAACACGACAGTAATTGTAGGCAATGATATTAATTCTACTAAAGCTCTATTGATTAGTGCGATTGTAGAAGCTGAGGCACTTACTGATCGCTCAGTAGCGTTTGATGCAACGATTGCGAGTGCAAAGACTGCTAATACATACTTAACAAAACTAGCAGATATGCAAGCTGCTTTGACAGCTTTGCAAGCAGCAATTAATGAGCATAATAATCCTACAGCACCTGAGCCAGAACCGGCTTTAGAAAAAGTTGTACTTTCTTTCTACAAAAAAGAAACGAATGGTACATATACTCCTAATTATGCTGCTATCAGCGATCCCTATACTGATCCTTATGTATACGAAAAGGATGGAAAAACATTTTTACGTGTTACGCAGGTCAACAATGACAGCATAAACTTCCAAACCAAATTAAACGGAGTGACTGGTACGACTGTAGAAAAGTTATACAATAATACTAGCAATCCTACAGTTGTTACTCACTATGTTATCGATTTTGAAATTCCATCTAAAGATAAATCTATTTTCTGGAATGTTTCATATACTGCTGGATCATATAATGGTTCACATGATGGTTATGCAGTAATCAATCAAGATTCTACTGATGCAGATCGTGCGAATTTGACAGAGGATATAACTAAAGCTGAAGCTGTAGATGAGAAAGATATTGCACTTCAAACAGCGATTACTTTAGCTAAAGCAGATAACAATTTACTTACGCGTAAATCAGTGCTTGATGCACATATTTCTCGATTAACAGAATTAACTACAAATAATGATGCTATTTTGAATTCGCTTGTAAATACTACATCGGTAGATTATATTAACGCTGCTGATTTGACAAAATCATTCAATAGAAACTTTGCTAGTTTCTTTGCTGATGCAATATTATACAAAGTTGATGATAAAAATTATTTGCGAATTAAAGTGACTAATAAATTCGATTTGAAATTAACAATTGAAGGTAAACAGGGTCAAGTAGCAGAGTACATCGGCGAAAGTGGAAACATTACGCATGTTGTATATGATTACGAATTATCAAGTATTGTTGTGCCTGTAATAAGCAAAGTAACGTATGTATCAGGTGCCCATGTGGGACTACATGAACAATATATTGTTATTAACCAAGACGCTGACACAGCTTCAAGAGATGCACTTAAAGTAGCGCTAGTTGAAGCTAAAGCAGTTGCTAATAAAGGTGCTGCGTTAGTTACAGCAATTAATAATGCAGAAGCGGTAGATAACTTATTAACTCGTAAAGCGGAATTAGTTGCACAAACTACAGCACTTAATGCTGCAATTGCTGCAAACAGCACAACAACACCTCCAACAGGTGTAGAAATTCACGAAGGTTCTGGATTAGAAACAGGATATTATACGGTGAGTGTATCTGCACTTCAAGATACAAGTGATGCTTTATCGTATATGAACGGTTATTTGAATAGTACGGCTAGATTACTTGTTACAAAAGACGCGCTAACAGTATATGTCGTTTTACGTGACCCTGCTATGATTCAAAGTCTATCTGTCGAAGGAAGAAGTGCAGCACAAGTAAATAACTATACTGCAGATAATGTGGCTAGATATTCATTTAACGTATCTTCTCTAAAAGCTCCAGTATCAGGTAGTGTTCATGTCATTGCGAAACTACCTAGTGGTGAAGAATTATACAACACCACTCATGGTATCCGTCTTTCATTTGGTACACCTGTTAAAGTTACGAATTGGGTAGATGAAGGTTATAAAAACAAAGTTGAAACAGATGGTTCTGAAAAACCAGATGAAACTGATACTGATACAGGTTCTAACGATGGGGGATTAAACGGTAATAATGGTGGAACAACAAATCCAGCTCCTAAGTTTACAGATATTGATAATAGCTGGGCAAAAGGTGCAATCGAACGTGCAATTATTCTTAAACTTGTAACTGGTTATAGTGACGGTACGTTCAAACCGAATCAAGAAGTCAATCGTGCTGAATTTACTGCAATTCTAGTGCGTGCAATGAAACTTGATGCAGCTAAAGGTGAAGTGCAATTTGCTGATGCTGACAATATTCAAGGTTGGGCTAAAGAGTATATTCAGCAAGCAGTAGAGGCAGGTATTATAACAGGTTACAAAGATAATACATTCCGTCCTGCTGGTAATATTACACGCGCAGAAGCTGCGGTAATGATTGTTAAAGCGTTAGGTCTTGAACTTGTTTCAGAAGATGAGTTATCTTTCACAGATGCTTCAAGTATTCCTGCTTACGCAAGAGCATATGTTGCAACAGCGGTTAAACATGGTTTAGTAGTAGGATATAGCAATAATACATTTGGTCCAAATAAAGTAGCTAATCGTGCGGATGCAGTTACACTAGCACTTCGTGCGCTTGATTACAATGTAAGCCATAAATAA
- a CDS encoding cysteine hydrolase, which yields MKALIVIDYTIDFVTGKLPCGDPGIAIEQRITELTEQFIQQDEMVVMAVDLHEENDPFHPETKLFPPHNIRGTEGRELYGTLKHIYEKHSNRIYWMDKTRYSAFCGTDLHLKLIARNINELHLVGVCTDICVLHTAVDAYNLGYNVVIHEDAVASFNAAGHDWALSHFRGSLGAQIVSNGE from the coding sequence ATGAAAGCATTGATCGTTATCGACTACACCATTGATTTTGTTACAGGTAAATTACCATGCGGTGATCCAGGCATTGCTATTGAGCAACGTATAACGGAACTAACAGAACAATTTATACAACAAGATGAAATGGTTGTAATGGCGGTAGATTTACATGAAGAGAATGATCCATTCCATCCGGAAACCAAGTTATTCCCTCCACATAATATTAGAGGTACAGAGGGTAGAGAGTTATATGGAACCCTTAAACATATATACGAAAAACATTCCAATCGCATCTACTGGATGGATAAAACTCGCTATAGTGCATTTTGTGGAACAGATCTTCATCTCAAGCTTATAGCGCGTAATATTAATGAGCTTCATCTCGTTGGTGTATGCACCGATATTTGTGTGCTTCATACCGCAGTTGATGCTTATAATCTTGGATATAATGTAGTTATCCATGAAGATGCAGTAGCAAGCTTCAATGCTGCGGGGCATGACTGGGCACTTAGTCACTTCCGAGGGTCTTTAGGTGCTCAAATTGTTAGTAACGGAGAGTAG
- a CDS encoding FtsX-like permease family protein, whose protein sequence is MGIPFFRFIFRKMWNTRWLTLSTLLGLIVAVAFATSIPMYADGALKRVIAQQLKVDSESKPAGSLMMKYQGVPSVGNNLDGLLSVEKYIQEQIPKTIGFPHDTFVQQYGIRPSNVTPVFPDKVDASRTRSMNIQSMSGFKDNNELVQGQWFSDKLTDKGVLEAVMIEEGMYRNDVHVGDLFYYRADNSKQIVVQIVGIVSPLDVTDAYWAQGIESQFGTLFVDEKLLQEELLKKKNIFLQSATWYYSFDLSSIKSSQINELASTLNRLDIELYQRLKDTKVEQSFAETLKEFRKQSNELQTMLFTLAAPMLAMVIYFIMMNARQSLDKQRSDIAVLRSRGAGTRQIVGMYVVESIMLGIVALVIGPLIGWYMSKSIGSADGFLSFVNRKSITIGFSVETIIAGVIAVIVALLATIIPAVQYARASIVSYKQDLARSDKKPFWQKWYLDIVLVLVTVYGWYLFNERQLLTLNSGVSSDQMQIQPFLFFVPAIAIFALGLLCLRIFPWILALCNWLGKKYLPVSSYLTLTQLSRSSKGYYPLMILLILTIGLGVYNASAARTIDLNSTERTLYKNGADVVIQTNWGGVPEKLPTTKPDDGNNGGNNGGNGGNNGGNGGNGGNGGGNGGGGNGGGGGNNNQPQKLLYTEPPFEVFRSSPGVENATRVLQSKNNIIVSGKTVGKGTIMGIDNKDFYDVAWFGEDLYDYDPAYYLSFLGLAEHGALIPENIAEKYQLKLGDIVSVSFTDGTLEFTVQGIVPFWPNLYPDSEPFLIANLDYIYDQLPLIPYEVWVKMEPDALLAPVLEHLTASKLDVVTWKDVRKELLTQSKLPTRGGVFGILSLGFLVTIAVTLAGYLLYWFFNLSGRVVQFGVLRAMGLSKSQLTSMLLIEQVLTAGLAIGLGFGIGKVVSYIFLPFLQSADNAAEMVPPFRVIFQASDTNQLMIVVLVMMLIGAGFLLVHIKKLKVHQAVKMGEER, encoded by the coding sequence ATGGGGATACCCTTCTTTCGCTTTATTTTCCGTAAAATGTGGAATACTCGTTGGCTAACATTAAGTACTTTACTAGGACTTATTGTTGCTGTCGCATTTGCCACAAGTATTCCAATGTATGCTGATGGAGCTTTAAAACGCGTCATTGCACAACAATTGAAGGTCGATAGTGAAAGTAAACCTGCTGGCTCTTTAATGATGAAGTATCAAGGTGTACCTTCAGTTGGAAATAACTTGGATGGTTTACTTTCTGTAGAAAAGTACATACAAGAACAGATTCCGAAAACGATTGGTTTTCCTCATGATACTTTTGTACAACAATATGGCATTCGACCAAGTAATGTGACTCCGGTCTTTCCTGATAAGGTCGATGCGAGTCGTACACGTTCAATGAATATTCAATCAATGAGCGGTTTCAAAGATAACAATGAGCTAGTTCAAGGTCAATGGTTTAGTGACAAGCTTACAGACAAAGGTGTTCTGGAAGCAGTAATGATTGAGGAAGGCATGTATCGTAATGATGTACATGTTGGCGATCTATTCTATTATCGTGCAGATAATAGCAAACAAATCGTCGTGCAAATTGTAGGTATTGTGTCACCACTCGATGTCACTGATGCCTATTGGGCGCAAGGAATTGAATCGCAATTCGGTACATTATTTGTTGATGAGAAGTTACTTCAAGAAGAATTATTGAAAAAGAAAAATATCTTTTTACAGTCTGCAACTTGGTATTATTCATTTGATCTTTCTTCAATAAAAAGTAGTCAAATTAATGAACTGGCTTCTACACTAAATCGTCTAGATATTGAGTTGTACCAACGACTTAAAGATACGAAAGTGGAGCAGTCATTCGCAGAAACGTTAAAAGAATTCCGTAAGCAAAGTAATGAATTACAAACGATGTTATTTACTTTAGCTGCTCCGATGCTTGCAATGGTTATTTACTTCATTATGATGAATGCGAGACAATCGCTAGATAAGCAACGTAGTGATATTGCGGTACTTCGAAGTAGGGGGGCTGGAACAAGGCAAATTGTCGGGATGTATGTTGTCGAGAGTATCATGCTTGGTATTGTTGCTCTTGTTATCGGTCCGTTAATTGGTTGGTATATGTCCAAAAGTATCGGATCTGCAGATGGATTCTTATCCTTCGTCAATCGTAAATCAATTACGATAGGATTTTCAGTTGAAACTATCATCGCGGGCGTAATAGCTGTTATCGTCGCATTATTAGCGACAATTATACCGGCTGTACAGTACGCAAGAGCTTCAATTGTTAGTTACAAGCAGGATTTAGCTCGATCTGATAAAAAACCTTTTTGGCAAAAATGGTATCTTGATATTGTATTAGTACTTGTTACGGTCTATGGTTGGTATCTATTTAATGAACGTCAACTACTTACGCTTAATTCAGGCGTATCAAGTGATCAAATGCAAATTCAACCATTTTTATTCTTTGTACCAGCGATAGCAATTTTTGCACTTGGGTTGCTATGTTTAAGAATTTTCCCTTGGATATTAGCACTATGCAATTGGTTAGGTAAAAAGTATTTGCCTGTTTCTTCTTACTTGACGTTAACACAATTATCTCGCTCATCTAAAGGCTATTATCCATTGATGATATTGCTCATTCTAACGATAGGTCTAGGGGTTTACAATGCTTCGGCAGCACGAACGATAGATTTGAATTCGACGGAACGAACGCTTTATAAAAATGGTGCTGATGTTGTTATTCAAACCAATTGGGGTGGCGTACCTGAAAAACTCCCTACTACCAAACCAGATGATGGTAACAATGGCGGAAATAACGGTGGTAATGGTGGCAATAACGGCGGAAATGGCGGGAATGGCGGTAACGGTGGTGGCAATGGCGGTGGTGGAAACGGCGGAGGCGGTGGGAACAATAACCAACCTCAAAAATTACTGTATACAGAACCACCGTTCGAAGTATTCCGTTCTAGTCCTGGCGTAGAAAATGCAACAAGGGTACTTCAGTCCAAAAATAATATTATTGTATCAGGTAAGACGGTTGGTAAAGGTACGATTATGGGAATTGACAATAAAGATTTCTATGATGTAGCTTGGTTCGGAGAAGATTTGTATGATTACGACCCTGCCTATTACTTGTCTTTCCTTGGATTGGCAGAGCATGGCGCTCTTATTCCAGAAAACATAGCTGAAAAATATCAACTTAAGTTAGGTGATATCGTTTCAGTGAGTTTCACAGATGGGACATTAGAATTTACTGTGCAAGGTATCGTACCGTTTTGGCCTAATTTATACCCAGATAGTGAACCGTTTTTAATTGCTAACTTGGATTATATTTATGATCAATTACCTCTAATTCCTTATGAAGTATGGGTGAAGATGGAACCGGATGCTCTTCTTGCTCCAGTACTTGAACACTTAACTGCTTCGAAATTAGACGTAGTTACTTGGAAAGATGTACGTAAAGAACTACTTACTCAATCGAAATTACCTACAAGAGGTGGAGTATTTGGAATTTTAAGTCTTGGATTCCTCGTTACGATTGCGGTTACTTTAGCAGGTTATCTATTGTACTGGTTCTTCAATTTGTCTGGTCGAGTTGTGCAATTTGGTGTGTTACGTGCGATGGGACTTTCGAAATCTCAGTTAACTAGCATGCTCTTAATTGAGCAAGTATTAACGGCGGGACTTGCAATTGGTCTAGGATTCGGTATAGGAAAAGTTGTCAGTTATATTTTCTTACCATTTTTACAATCGGCAGACAATGCCGCAGAAATGGTTCCACCATTCCGTGTTATCTTCCAAGCTAGCGATACGAATCAATTGATGATTGTCGTACTTGTGATGATGCTAATTGGTGCAGGCTTCTTACTCGTCCATATCAAAAAGCTTAAAGTACATCAAGCTGTGAAAATGGGAGAGGAGCGATAA
- a CDS encoding ABC transporter ATP-binding protein, which produces MIYCEGLVKIYKTDDLEVVALQGLNLTVEKGELMAIIGNSGSGKSTLLNTLGGLDRPSAGQVKVGPWDLLKMTEEERVSYKRDTVGFIWQNNARNLLPYLTALENVEMPMMLSGKLDRAYAMQLLEWVGLKHRMHNKLHQLSGGEQQRVAIAISLSNRPELLLADEPTGSVDTATSDMIMNIFRKLNKEIGVTIVIVTHDMTLASQVDRVVAIRDGLTSTEFVKHNPEIGSHGEGFVSLSAHTSQNEHVAYVVVDKVGRLQVPKEYLKAMDIKDKVLMEFDGEKITIRSPQIQKKED; this is translated from the coding sequence ATGATCTATTGTGAAGGTTTAGTAAAAATATATAAAACTGACGACTTGGAAGTTGTCGCTCTACAGGGCTTGAACCTAACCGTAGAGAAGGGTGAATTGATGGCTATTATCGGTAATAGTGGTAGTGGTAAATCAACGCTCTTAAATACACTAGGTGGCTTAGATCGTCCGTCTGCAGGGCAAGTTAAAGTTGGTCCTTGGGATCTACTGAAAATGACGGAAGAAGAACGAGTAAGTTACAAGCGTGATACAGTCGGATTTATCTGGCAAAATAACGCGCGAAATTTATTGCCTTATTTGACTGCATTAGAAAATGTTGAAATGCCAATGATGCTTTCTGGAAAGTTGGATCGTGCGTATGCGATGCAACTTCTAGAATGGGTCGGTCTGAAACATCGTATGCACAATAAATTGCATCAACTCTCAGGTGGTGAGCAGCAGCGTGTAGCAATCGCTATCTCACTATCTAATCGACCAGAGCTTCTACTTGCCGATGAGCCTACAGGGTCGGTAGACACTGCGACCTCAGATATGATTATGAATATATTCCGTAAGCTTAATAAGGAGATCGGTGTCACGATTGTTATCGTAACACATGATATGACCTTGGCCAGTCAAGTAGACCGCGTTGTAGCGATTAGAGATGGCTTAACCAGTACGGAATTTGTGAAACATAATCCAGAGATCGGATCACATGGGGAAGGCTTTGTGTCGCTATCAGCTCATACCTCACAAAATGAGCATGTTGCGTATGTGGTCGTTGATAAAGTTGGTCGTCTCCAAGTACCGAAAGAATATCTGAAAGCAATGGATATTAAAGATAAAGTACTAATGGAATTTGATGGTGAGAAGATTACGATTAGATCCCCTCAAATTCAGAAGAAAGAAGATTAA
- a CDS encoding nicotinate phosphoribosyltransferase has translation MTSEHLMLHTDKYQINMMYAHWKHHTHHQKAIFDVYFRKLPFGNGFAVAAGLERIVHYIQGLKFSEEEIAFLASQEENYDLPFLEELRQFKFTGDIYAAIEGTLVFPNEPILRVEASIFEAQIIETAILNFLNYQSLIATKAARIKQVAPNDILMEFGTRRAQEADAAIWGARAACLVGFHATSNMRAAMMFNLSAKGTHAHAWVQIHDNEQQAFDRYAEALPDDVTLLVDTYDTLREGVPHAIETARKLAEKGKRMKAIRLDSGDLAYLSKRAREMLDEAGFPDVKIVASNDLDENIIVELKAQGARIDSWGIGTKLITASDNPSLGGVYKLVAKERNGQYEPVIKISGNPEKITVPGKKNVYRIVNYDTGKAEADYIVMHDEVLAPSLVEPLMLYDSAHSHIRRKVNRYTALPLLQPIFVEGQCVYKLPTVQEIAQYHQSQLDLFWPETLRKLNPEKYSVVLSDDVWNKRKDLLSRHNQ, from the coding sequence ATGACGTCTGAACATCTTATGCTTCATACAGATAAATATCAAATTAATATGATGTATGCTCATTGGAAGCATCATACTCACCATCAAAAAGCGATTTTTGATGTTTATTTTCGAAAGTTACCATTCGGTAATGGTTTTGCTGTAGCTGCAGGCCTCGAAAGAATTGTTCATTACATTCAAGGTCTGAAATTTTCTGAGGAAGAAATTGCATTTCTAGCTTCACAAGAGGAAAACTATGACCTTCCATTTCTCGAGGAACTTAGACAATTCAAGTTCACTGGTGATATTTATGCTGCGATTGAAGGTACGTTGGTTTTTCCTAATGAGCCCATATTAAGAGTAGAGGCTTCTATTTTTGAAGCGCAAATTATTGAGACAGCAATATTGAACTTCTTGAATTATCAATCGCTAATCGCAACTAAGGCGGCGAGAATTAAGCAGGTAGCCCCAAATGATATATTGATGGAGTTTGGCACAAGGCGTGCTCAAGAGGCAGATGCGGCAATATGGGGAGCGCGAGCGGCCTGTCTAGTTGGTTTCCATGCTACCTCTAACATGAGAGCTGCTATGATGTTTAATTTATCAGCCAAAGGCACTCATGCTCATGCTTGGGTACAAATTCATGATAATGAACAGCAGGCATTTGATCGTTATGCTGAAGCGTTACCTGATGATGTAACTTTACTCGTAGATACGTATGACACATTACGTGAAGGCGTACCTCATGCTATCGAAACTGCACGTAAACTTGCTGAAAAGGGAAAACGGATGAAAGCCATTCGACTCGATAGTGGAGATCTAGCGTATTTATCAAAGCGTGCTCGTGAAATGCTTGATGAAGCGGGTTTCCCTGATGTGAAGATTGTTGCTTCTAATGATTTAGATGAAAACATAATCGTTGAATTGAAGGCGCAAGGTGCACGTATCGATAGTTGGGGCATAGGTACGAAACTAATTACCGCTTCAGATAACCCATCACTAGGTGGCGTATATAAGCTTGTAGCGAAAGAGCGTAACGGACAATATGAACCCGTTATTAAAATTTCTGGTAATCCGGAGAAAATAACGGTACCAGGCAAGAAAAATGTATATCGTATTGTGAACTATGATACAGGGAAAGCAGAAGCAGATTATATTGTCATGCATGATGAAGTTCTTGCTCCATCTTTAGTGGAACCATTAATGCTGTACGATTCAGCTCATTCACATATTAGACGAAAGGTAAATCGTTATACAGCTCTGCCGTTGTTACAACCTATATTCGTAGAGGGTCAGTGTGTATATAAGCTACCTACAGTACAAGAAATTGCGCAATATCATCAATCCCAGCTTGATTTATTTTGGCCGGAAACATTACGTAAATTAAATCCTGAAAAATATTCAGTAGTACTAAGTGATGATGTTTGGAATAAACGTAAAGATTTATTAAGTCGACATAATCAATGA
- a CDS encoding DUF3892 domain-containing protein, whose translation MSEQHEVVAVRRNSEGSIVEFKLSSGQVVDYMQAQEMVSNDEIKNLQLFKGRDHEQHIRSRPDDTVANNLDQLPTF comes from the coding sequence ATGTCAGAGCAACATGAAGTTGTCGCGGTAAGACGAAATTCTGAAGGAAGTATAGTAGAATTCAAACTATCTTCTGGCCAAGTAGTTGATTATATGCAAGCTCAAGAAATGGTTAGTAACGATGAGATTAAAAATTTACAACTGTTCAAAGGTAGAGATCATGAGCAACATATTCGTTCACGGCCCGATGATACAGTTGCTAATAACTTAGATCAATTACCTACATTTTAA